The Rhododendron vialii isolate Sample 1 chromosome 6a, ASM3025357v1 genome includes a window with the following:
- the LOC131330670 gene encoding fumarate hydratase 1, mitochondrial-like isoform X2, translated as MAIFIASRRLSGGSTTTSLLRFSACWRSFSTSFREERDTFGPIIVPSDKLWGAQTQRSLQNFEIGGDRERMPEPIVRAFGIVKKCAAKVNMEYGLDPSIGKAIMQAAQEVAEGKLNDHFPLVVWQTGSGTQSNMNANEVIANRAAEILGHQRGENFVHPNDHVNRSQSSNDTFPTVMHIAAATEINSRLIPKMKHLQASLHSKSVEFKDIIKIGRGHTQDATPLTLGQEFSGYTTQVKYGIDRVLCTLPRMYQLAQGGTAVGTGLNTKKGFDVKIAAAVAEETNLPLVTAENKFEALAAHDAFVETSGALNTIAASLMKIANDIRLLGSGPRCGLGELILPENEPGSSIMPGKVNPTQCEALTMVCAQVMGNHVAVSVGGSNGHFQLNVFKPMIANALLHSVRLIGDASASFEKNCVRGIQANRERISKLLPESLMLVTALNPKIGYDNAAAVAKKALKEGSTLKEAALKLGVLSAEEFDKLVVPEKMIGPSD; from the exons ATTGTGGGGGGCTCAAACTCAAAGATCGTTACAGAATTTTGAGATTGGTGGTGACCGGGAACGAATGCCTGAGCCAATTGTTCGTGCTTTTGGCATCGTTAAGAAATGTGCTGCCAAG GTCAACATGGAATATGGTCTTGATCCATCCATAGGGAAAGCAATTATGCAAGCAGCTCAAGAGGTGGCTGAAGGAAAGCTAAATGACCATTTTCCACTGGTTGTGTGGCAGACTGGTAGTGGGACCCAAAGTAATATGAATGCCAATGAG GTTATTGCAAATAGAGCAGCTGAAATTCTTGGCCATCAACGAGGTGAAAATTTTGTGCATCCAAATGACCACGTAAACAGATCACAATCTTCTAATGACACATTCCCAACG GTGATGCACATCGCTGCTGCAACGGAAATAAATTCGAGATTAATACCGAAGATGAAACATTTGCAGGCTTCACTACATTCCAAG TCAGTGGAGTTCAAAGATATCATAAAAATTGGGCGTGGTCACACTCAAGATGCAACACCTTTGACTTTGGGGCAAGAGTTTAGTGGCTACACCACGCAA GTAAAATATGGAATTGACCGAGTCCTGTGCACCCTTCCTCGCATGTATCAG cttgcgCAGGGCGGCACTGCTGTAGGGACTGGATTGAACACCAAAAAAGG GTTTGATGTAAAGATCGCTGCAGCAGTAGCTGAAGAAACAAACTTGCCGTTGGTCACAgcagaaaataaatttgaagCACTG GCTGCACATGATGCTTTTGTTGAAACTAGTGGAGCCTTGAACACAATTGCTGCTTCCCTGATGAAGATTGCAAATGACATACGGTTGTTAGGAAG TGGTCCACGTTGTGGCCTTGGTGAACTCATTCTTCCTGAAAATGAGCCTGGCAGTAGTATTATGCCT GGGAAAGTGAACCCTACCCAGTGCGAGGCCCTTACTATGGTTTGTGCTCAA GTCATGGGAAACCATGTTGCCGTTTCGGTGGGAGGATCAAATGGCCATTTTCAGTTGAATGTTTTCAAGCCTATGATTGCTAACGCTCTTCTACAT TCAGTGAGATTGATAGGGGATGCATCTGCTTCTTTCGAAAAGAATTGTGTAAGGGGAATTCAAGCCAATAGGGAAAGGATTTCAAAATTACTGCCTGAG TCGCTAATGCTCGTCACAGCTTTAAACCCT AAAATTGGTTACGACAATGCTGCAGCAGTTGCCAAGAAAGCCCTCAAGGAGGGAAGCACTCTGAAG GAAGCTGCGCTAAAACTTGGAGTACTAAGCGCTGAAGAGTTCGACAAACTTGTAGTTCCAGAGAAAATGATAGGTCCCTCAGACTAA
- the LOC131330670 gene encoding fumarate hydratase 1, mitochondrial-like isoform X1, whose product MAIFIASRRLSGGSTTTSLLRFSACWRSFSTSFREERDTFGPISVPSDKLWGAQTQRSLQNFEIGGDRERMPEPIVRAFGIVKKCAAKVNMEYGLDPSIGKAIMQAAQEVAEGKLNDHFPLVVWQTGSGTQSNMNANEVIANRAAEILGHQRGENFVHPNDHVNRSQSSNDTFPTVMHIAAATEINSRLIPKMKHLQASLHSKSVEFKDIIKIGRGHTQDATPLTLGQEFSGYTTQVKYGIDRVLCTLPRMYQLAQGGTAVGTGLNTKKGFDVKIAAAVAEETNLPLVTAENKFEALAAHDAFVETSGALNTIAASLMKIANDIRLLGSGPRCGLGELILPENEPGSSIMPGKVNPTQCEALTMVCAQVMGNHVAVSVGGSNGHFQLNVFKPMIANALLHSVRLIGDASASFEKNCVRGIQANRERISKLLPESLMLVTALNPKIGYDNAAAVAKKALKEGSTLKEAALKLGVLSAEEFDKLVVPEKMIGPSD is encoded by the exons ATGGCCATCTTCATTGCATCTCGTCGCCTCTCGGGCGGATCGACGACCACGTCCTTGTTGCGCTTCAGTGCTTGCTGGAGATCGTTTTCGACTTCTTTCAGGGAAGAAAGAGACACGTTTGGACCGATCAGTGTTCCTTCTGATAA ATTGTGGGGGGCTCAAACTCAAAGATCGTTACAGAATTTTGAGATTGGTGGTGACCGGGAACGAATGCCTGAGCCAATTGTTCGTGCTTTTGGCATCGTTAAGAAATGTGCTGCCAAG GTCAACATGGAATATGGTCTTGATCCATCCATAGGGAAAGCAATTATGCAAGCAGCTCAAGAGGTGGCTGAAGGAAAGCTAAATGACCATTTTCCACTGGTTGTGTGGCAGACTGGTAGTGGGACCCAAAGTAATATGAATGCCAATGAG GTTATTGCAAATAGAGCAGCTGAAATTCTTGGCCATCAACGAGGTGAAAATTTTGTGCATCCAAATGACCACGTAAACAGATCACAATCTTCTAATGACACATTCCCAACG GTGATGCACATCGCTGCTGCAACGGAAATAAATTCGAGATTAATACCGAAGATGAAACATTTGCAGGCTTCACTACATTCCAAG TCAGTGGAGTTCAAAGATATCATAAAAATTGGGCGTGGTCACACTCAAGATGCAACACCTTTGACTTTGGGGCAAGAGTTTAGTGGCTACACCACGCAA GTAAAATATGGAATTGACCGAGTCCTGTGCACCCTTCCTCGCATGTATCAG cttgcgCAGGGCGGCACTGCTGTAGGGACTGGATTGAACACCAAAAAAGG GTTTGATGTAAAGATCGCTGCAGCAGTAGCTGAAGAAACAAACTTGCCGTTGGTCACAgcagaaaataaatttgaagCACTG GCTGCACATGATGCTTTTGTTGAAACTAGTGGAGCCTTGAACACAATTGCTGCTTCCCTGATGAAGATTGCAAATGACATACGGTTGTTAGGAAG TGGTCCACGTTGTGGCCTTGGTGAACTCATTCTTCCTGAAAATGAGCCTGGCAGTAGTATTATGCCT GGGAAAGTGAACCCTACCCAGTGCGAGGCCCTTACTATGGTTTGTGCTCAA GTCATGGGAAACCATGTTGCCGTTTCGGTGGGAGGATCAAATGGCCATTTTCAGTTGAATGTTTTCAAGCCTATGATTGCTAACGCTCTTCTACAT TCAGTGAGATTGATAGGGGATGCATCTGCTTCTTTCGAAAAGAATTGTGTAAGGGGAATTCAAGCCAATAGGGAAAGGATTTCAAAATTACTGCCTGAG TCGCTAATGCTCGTCACAGCTTTAAACCCT AAAATTGGTTACGACAATGCTGCAGCAGTTGCCAAGAAAGCCCTCAAGGAGGGAAGCACTCTGAAG GAAGCTGCGCTAAAACTTGGAGTACTAAGCGCTGAAGAGTTCGACAAACTTGTAGTTCCAGAGAAAATGATAGGTCCCTCAGACTAA
- the LOC131328645 gene encoding probable disease resistance protein At4g27220, whose amino-acid sequence MITPKASTRVFLIPILKEKEARTLFMKTAEISVNSEEEMSSVEKAVCDECAGLPVAILAVAKALKGKESYAWQDALTQLKSCNFNQIVDIDPNLFSSLKFSYDHLEPRDARSCFLLCSLFPEDAEISIDDLVRYSSGMRLLGAIHSTPLEDVRNRVLTLVTCLKASCLLLDGEDDNTVKMHDVIRDVAISIGKDEKQYLVQHDLKMWPEGGTYEGYSVISLMSEYFHEIPRELGCKEFHTLVLRSKDSSLPDSFFNGMETNLEVLDLSGTAIESLPLSLSKLVKLRMLFLPNRIRNISLLGELKSLEILRLDGIDKLAPEIRQLTCLKLLDLGNNEDVKLRVIPPNVLSNLTRMEEYDRICGGIVSSKIRTQTHRVLVEWKMYSYS is encoded by the coding sequence ATGATAACACCAAAAGCATCGACCAGAGTGTTTTTAATCCCAATTTTAAAAGAGAAGGAAGCACGGACCCTATTTATGAAGACAGCAGAAATTTCAGTCAACTCTGAGGAAGAAATGTCTTCTGTAGAAAAAGCAGTGTGTGACGAATGTGCAGGCTTGCCCGTTGCTATTCTTGCCGTTGCAAAAGCATTGAAAGGTAAAGAGAGCTACGCATGGCAAGATGCACTCACGCAACTGAAAAGCTGTAATTTTAACCAGATCGTAGACATAGACCCAAATTTGTTCTCTTCCTTGAAATTCAGCTACGATCATCTAGAACCTAGGGATGCACGTTCATGCTTCCTGCTTTGCTCTCTATTTCCAGAAGATGCTGAGATTTCAATTGACGATTTGGTGAGATATAGCTCTGGGATGAGGTTGCTTGGTGCAATTCACAGTACCCCACTTGAAGACGTAAGAAACAGAGTACTTACATTGGTTACATGCCTCAAGGCATCTTGTTTGCTGTTAGACGGCGAGGATGACAACACAGTCAAAATGCATGATGTAATACGAGATGTTGCTATATCAATAGGGAAAGATGAGAAGCAATATCTAGTGCAACATGATCTCAAAATGTGGCCAGAGGGAGGCACATATGAAGGCTATTCGGTAATCTCATTGATGTCTGAATATTTTCATGAGATTCCAAGAGAGTTGGGATGTAAAGAATTCCATACGTTGGTGTTGAGAAGCAAGGATTCCTCACTTCCGGACAGCTTTTTCAATGGGATGGAGACCAATCTCGAAGTCCTCGATCTGAGCGGCACGGCTATTGAAAGCCTCCCACTCTCACTTTCAAAGTTGGTTAAGTTGCGGATGTTATTTCTCCCAAATCGAATTAGAAACATATCTCTATTGGGGGAGTTAAAGAGCCTCGAAATACTTCGCCTTGATGGGATTGACAAGCTAGCACCAGAGATTAGACAGTTAACTTGTTTGAAGTTGCTAGATTTGGGAAATAATGAGGATGTGAAACTCAGAGTAATTCCACCAAATGTCCTATCTAATTTAACAAGGATGGAGGAATATGACAGAATATGCGGAGGGATTGTTTCTTCAAAAATTAGGACACAGACACATCGGGTACTCGTCGAATGGAAAATGTATTCGTATTCTTGA